In one Melaminivora jejuensis genomic region, the following are encoded:
- a CDS encoding TRAP transporter substrate-binding protein — protein MDRRSIIKHAGLAGVLAAGVAPAVHAQAAVRWRMAASFPKSLDTIFGSAVKFSETVKELSGGKFEVSVHAAGELMPAFGVVDALEKDTIEMALSAAYYFTGKDPIFAFSCAVPFGLTALQNMAWKDYGNGRKLLNEFFAKYNFQTLSALNTTTQMGGWYRKEIKTVEDLKGLKMRMGGGVFGEGMAKLGVVAQNLPAGDLYQALEKGTLDAVEFVGPYDDEKLGFNKVAKYYYYPGWWEGGADLEFFINNKAFEKLSPENKAIVRAAAAVAAADGTAKYMALNPVALKRLVASGTQLKAFPKAVNDAGFKACMEVFAEHEAKSPEFKKIHQDMRAFQRDQILWNRFSEFPFNQYMNSVKI, from the coding sequence ATGGATCGTCGTTCCATCATCAAGCACGCCGGCCTGGCCGGTGTGCTCGCCGCCGGCGTCGCACCTGCGGTACATGCCCAGGCCGCAGTGCGCTGGCGCATGGCTGCCAGCTTCCCCAAGTCCCTGGACACCATTTTTGGCTCTGCCGTCAAGTTCTCCGAGACCGTCAAGGAACTCTCGGGCGGCAAGTTCGAGGTGTCCGTCCACGCCGCTGGCGAGTTGATGCCGGCCTTTGGCGTGGTCGATGCGCTGGAGAAGGACACCATCGAGATGGCCCTGTCCGCCGCCTACTACTTCACCGGCAAGGATCCCATCTTCGCCTTCAGCTGCGCCGTGCCCTTTGGCCTGACCGCGCTGCAGAACATGGCCTGGAAGGACTACGGCAATGGCCGCAAGCTGCTCAACGAGTTCTTCGCCAAGTACAACTTCCAGACGCTGAGCGCGCTCAACACCACCACCCAGATGGGCGGCTGGTATCGCAAGGAGATCAAGACCGTCGAAGACCTCAAGGGCCTGAAGATGCGCATGGGCGGCGGCGTGTTCGGCGAGGGCATGGCCAAGCTGGGCGTGGTGGCGCAGAACCTGCCTGCGGGCGATCTGTACCAGGCGCTGGAAAAGGGCACGCTGGACGCCGTGGAGTTCGTCGGCCCCTACGACGACGAGAAGCTCGGCTTCAACAAGGTCGCCAAGTACTACTACTACCCGGGCTGGTGGGAAGGCGGCGCCGACCTGGAGTTTTTCATCAACAACAAGGCCTTCGAGAAGCTCTCGCCCGAGAACAAGGCCATCGTCCGTGCGGCGGCTGCCGTGGCGGCCGCCGACGGCACGGCCAAGTACATGGCGCTCAACCCGGTGGCGCTCAAGCGCCTGGTGGCCAGCGGCACCCAGCTCAAGGCCTTCCCCAAGGCCGTCAACGACGCCGGCTTCAAGGCCTGCATGGAAGTCTTTGCCGAGCACGAGGCCAAGTCGCCCGAGTTCAAGAAGATCCACCAGGACATGCGTGCCTTCCAGCGCGACCAGATCCTGTGGAACCGCTTCTC